The DNA region TGAACCTGTCGAGGTACGACGCGTCGGTGCTCCCCTCGAGCATCGAGAGCTGGGCGCGGGCCGACGTCCTCCACTTCGGGCTCCACTGGAAGGAGGAGCCGAGGCCCATGGTGATCCCCGTCCCCGCCGTCGAGATCTTCACGTCGGCCTGCTCCTCGACGAAGAGGACGAAGGTGTTCGGGTCGATGTCGAAGCCCTTCGTCTTCCACTTCTCCTCGAACGACGCGTGCCTGAGACCGACGCCGTAGAACCAGGTCCCCTTCTTCGACGAGGTGAGCTTCCGCGAGACCATGAAGTCGGCGACGCGCGACGTGATGGCGGCGTCGCTCTGGATCGCCGCGTACAGGACGTTGCCGAAGACCGGATCGCTGAGGGTCGGGATGACGAGCCGGCGCTGATCGATCGCCGCGCCGTGATCCCACGTCCAGTAGGACACCGAGAAGGTGTTGTCCCCCTGCGCGTCGCGCCAGCCGCCGCGCAGCCGCGTCGAGAACTCGTGATCGAAGGGGACCGTGACCACCTTGCCGCCGTCCGTCAGGTGGGTGTTGAAATAGACGCCCGGCTCGAGACCGAGGTTGAGCGGCTGCGCCCAGTATCCGTCGATCGCGCCCCACCACTGGCCGGCGCTGCCGGCGGCGAGGGCGGGGACGGCGCCCGCTGCGAAGAGGGCGAGCGTCACCAGCGTTCCAAGGGTCGCGCGAAGTCGTCGCATGCCGGGCTCCTTCTCGGTAGGGGCCGCCGGGAGTCCAGGCGGCGGCGCGCCGGTTGGGACGCGCGTCGAGCCGATGCACGGGGTATCGGGCCCGCGCACTTTATCGCCGCCCGCGCGGGCTGACAAGTGCCGGAAGCGCCGTCGCCTGCACATCCTCGGCGGCGTTCTCCTGTGCTAATTTCCCGCGGATGCGCATTCTCACGTTCAGCCGCGTCGGCCTCGGGGAAGCCCGGGCTCACGGCATCAACATCGTGAACACGGCGGCGGCGCTGGCGCGGGCGGGCGCCACGGTCACCGTTCACGCCGACACGAACGGCGCGGATCGCGACTCGATTCTCAAGGATCACGGGATCACCGCGTCCCCGCGGCTCACCTTTCGCGACATGGGATGGCGCTGGCACAACCTCGCGCTGCCGCTCGTCGCCCCCGGGCTCCTCCGCGCGACGCCCGGGGAACCGTCGATCCTCTTCGTCAACGAGGTCCGACCCTTCGCGCTCACGCTCATCCGGGCCGCGCGAAAGAAGGGGCTGAAGGTCGCGTTCGAGGCGCACAACGCCGCCGGGATGATGATGGCGGAGAAGGCGGGGGTGCCCGTGCCCGACGCCGCGTCGGCCGGCTCGGGATTGAACCTGATGGGAGGCTACAAGCTCGCCGAGGAGTCCGAGGAGGAGCGCGCCGGCCGCGAGCGCGCGACGCCGAAGCCCGACCCCGAGGCGATGGAAAGGGCGGAGAAGCGGGCGGCGCTCGAGCGCGAGATCCTCCTCGCCGCCGACGTCCTCCTGGCGCCGCAGCGCCTGACGATTGCGGCGCTCAAGGGGATGACGAGGCCCGGCGTCCCCGCCTTCGCGGTGCCGAACGCGACGCTGATCCCCCCACCGGCGCCGCCGAAGCCGAAGGAGTTCGACATCATCTACTGCGGCTCGTTGGACGATTGGAAGGGGGTCGACGACGTCGTCGCGGCGATGCCCAAGCTGTATCCGTACAAGCTCACGCTCGTGGGCGCGAAGGAGGGGCCGGACGTCGCGCGGCTGAAGGAGATCGCGCTCAAGCTCGGCGTGGTCTCGCGCGTGGAGTTCCGCGGGAAGGTGCCGTCGGCGCAGGTGTGGGACCTCTACGCGCGGGCGCGCGTCGGCATCGTCCCGCTCCACCCGGCCTTCGTCGAGGCGCGCGAGTACACGAGCCCGGTGAAGCTCTTCGAGATGATGGCCGCCGGGCTTCCGATCGTGGCGGCGCGGCTCGCCTCGATCCAGGAGTACGTCACCGAGGGACAGGAAGTGCTGATGGCGAAGAGCGACTCCCCCGACGAGTACGCCGCGTCCATCAGGAAGCTCCTCGAGGACGCGGACCTCGCCCAGAAGCTGGCCGCGAGCGGCCGGGCGAAGGCCGCGGAGTTCACGTATGAC from Acidobacteriota bacterium includes:
- a CDS encoding glycosyltransferase family 4 protein; translation: MRILTFSRVGLGEARAHGINIVNTAAALARAGATVTVHADTNGADRDSILKDHGITASPRLTFRDMGWRWHNLALPLVAPGLLRATPGEPSILFVNEVRPFALTLIRAARKKGLKVAFEAHNAAGMMMAEKAGVPVPDAASAGSGLNLMGGYKLAEESEEERAGRERATPKPDPEAMERAEKRAALEREILLAADVLLAPQRLTIAALKGMTRPGVPAFAVPNATLIPPPAPPKPKEFDIIYCGSLDDWKGVDDVVAAMPKLYPYKLTLVGAKEGPDVARLKEIALKLGVVSRVEFRGKVPSAQVWDLYARARVGIVPLHPAFVEAREYTSPVKLFEMMAAGLPIVAARLASIQEYVTEGQEVLMAKSDSPDEYAASIRKLLEDADLAQKLAASGRAKAAEFTYDRRAAKFLGAFQAALG